One part of the Papaver somniferum cultivar HN1 unplaced genomic scaffold, ASM357369v1 unplaced-scaffold_123, whole genome shotgun sequence genome encodes these proteins:
- the LOC113331050 gene encoding uncharacterized protein LOC113331050 — MVVFVFIAEPWVVFDSIPNNFWSSLDLKLVVTNDRGNQLSNLWCLCARNINVTVVSNSMQLIACEATMGDISYFVAGIYASTSYLTRRDLWIELSNLMDNLQGSWCLIGDFSAVLGAHEKSSGPPPIKASCDDFLAFADTNDLHHLDTRGAPFTWTNGHKGKQLRLDSVMCNEQWLLSWDSSVCSTLARVKSDHHPLLFKAHKGDNSFASSFKFQSLSVNNATHILEVIQQRIADEGYSDELHIEELDPSSKLIDALKIQKDFWRDKSRLHWVKDGDACTRFFHTYAKIRAATNKLTHLKADGNLLVSHVDVSNHVASYFQDMYAGDSVNPSTDFISRNIQSSVTQDENNSITSMPNASEIKAAVDDMNANGAPGPDGFSGVFFTSFWDIVGADVINYVQSFFLNGWHIPNANPSHVTIIHKEPGADTIEKFRPIALGNFHFKIIGKILANRLSPIAFRIISPAKKLS, encoded by the exons ATGGTAGTTTTTGTATTTATTGCAGAGCCTTGGGTAGTTTTTGATTCTATCCCTAATAATTTCTGGTctagtttggacttaaagttagTTGTAACCAATGATAGAGGCAATCAACTTTCAAATTTATGGTGTCTCTGTGCCAGAAACATTAATGTCACAGTTGTTTCTAACTCCATGCAATTGATTGCTTGTGAAGCCACTATGGGAGACATAAGTTATTTTGTTGCTGGTATCTATGCTTCAACTTCTTATCTCACTCGTAGAGATTTGTGGATTGAGTTGTCAAATTTAATGGACAATCTTCAAGGTTCTTGGTGTCTCATTGGAGACTTCAGTGCAGTGCTGGGTGCCCATGAAAAATCGAGTGGTCCACCTCCTATTAAAGCTTCTTGTGATGATTTTTTGGCTTTCGCAGATACCAATGATCTTCACCATTTGGATACTAGAGGTGCTCCCTTTACTTGGACTAACGGTCATAAGGGTAAACAGCTTCGGCTAGACAGTGTGATGTGCAATGAACAATGGCTTCTTTCTTGGGATTCTTCTGTTTGTAGTACCCTTGCTCGTGTTAAATCCGATCATCATCCTTTACTTTTTAAGGCTCATAAGGGagacaattcttttgcttcttctttcAAGTTCCAGAGC TTAAGTGTTAATAATGCGACTCATATTCTTGAGGTGATTCAACAGAGAATTGCAGATGAGGGTTACTCTGATGAGTTGCATATTGAAGAACTTGATCCTTCAAGCAAGCTTATTGATGCTCTCAAAATTCAGAAAGATTTTTGGAGAGATAAGTCTAGGCTTCATTGGGTTAAAGATGGAGATGCTTGCACCAGATTCTTCCACACTTATGCGAAGATTAGAGCTGCCACTAATAAACTCACTCATCTGAAGGCTGATGGTAATCTTTTAGTTTCTCATGTTGATGTTTCAAATCATGTAGCGTCCTACTTTCAAGATATGTATGCTGGTGACTCTGTGAATCCTTCTACAGACTTCATCTCTAGAAATATTCAAAGTTCAGTAACCCAAGATGAGAACAACTCTATTACTTCCATGCCTAATGCGTCAGAAATAAAAGCTGCTGTGGACGATATGAATGCTAATGGGgctcctggccctgatggatttaGTGGTGTGTTTTTCACATCCTTCTGGGATATAGTTGGTGCTGATGTGATTAATTATGTACAATCTTTCTTTTTAAATGGCTGGCATATTCCTAATGCCAATCCTAGTCACGTTACAATTATCCACAAGGAGCCTGGTGCTGACACCATTGAGAAGTTTCGTCCTATTGCGTTGGGAAATTTCCACTTCAAAATCATTGGCAAAATCCTAGCTAATCGTCTTAGCCCTATTGCCTTTAGAATCATATCTCCAGCAAAGAAACTTTCTTAA